A genomic window from Chitinophaga pollutisoli includes:
- a CDS encoding TonB-dependent receptor, translating to MLAGAEGQTGNFRTRVSTNKDGNAGVLQTDDRIRNGMLSLFLQSEVVLAGGWVFTGGLSMNGANTMIRRVSESPVFRFETDYDKEWAPRIAVLKQFSPWASVYAVVSKGFSTPAVAELLPSTSVINTGLQAEKGWNYEAGARGGNGRFRYDVSLFRYQLKDAIVSRRDASGADYFVNAGATVQQGAEVAATWLPAHFLGLRGAWTFHHFRYDQFTQADKSYDGNRLPGTPQHALAASADVRLSRSFSLFATWQYNDDVFMNDANTDKAASFNLLGLKAEYRLKRNGWEGRLFAGGENLLDETYSLGNDINAALGRYYNAAPGRAFYAGFAVQLGK from the coding sequence GTGCTGGCGGGCGCGGAAGGACAGACAGGGAACTTCCGGACGCGCGTATCCACGAATAAAGACGGCAACGCCGGCGTATTGCAAACCGACGACCGCATCCGTAACGGCATGCTGTCGCTTTTCCTGCAGTCGGAAGTGGTGCTCGCAGGCGGATGGGTGTTCACGGGCGGTTTGAGTATGAACGGCGCCAATACCATGATCCGCCGCGTGTCCGAATCGCCGGTGTTCCGGTTCGAAACGGATTATGACAAAGAATGGGCGCCGCGCATCGCCGTGCTGAAGCAATTCAGCCCCTGGGCCAGCGTGTATGCCGTGGTATCCAAGGGCTTCTCGACGCCCGCGGTGGCGGAATTGCTGCCATCCACCAGCGTCATCAATACCGGTTTGCAGGCGGAAAAAGGATGGAACTATGAAGCCGGTGCGCGCGGCGGCAACGGCCGTTTCCGTTACGACGTGAGCCTGTTCCGTTACCAGTTGAAAGATGCGATCGTTTCGAGAAGAGACGCTTCCGGCGCGGACTACTTCGTGAATGCCGGGGCCACCGTGCAGCAGGGCGCAGAAGTCGCCGCTACCTGGTTGCCGGCGCATTTCCTGGGGCTCCGCGGCGCGTGGACGTTCCACCATTTCCGGTATGATCAGTTTACGCAAGCCGACAAGTCTTACGACGGCAACCGACTGCCGGGAACCCCGCAGCATGCGCTCGCCGCTTCGGCGGATGTGCGCCTCAGCCGGTCGTTTTCGCTCTTCGCCACCTGGCAGTACAACGACGATGTTTTCATGAACGACGCCAATACCGATAAAGCCGCATCCTTCAACCTGCTGGGCCTCAAGGCCGAATACCGGCTGAAGCGCAACGGGTGGGAGGGGCGCCTCTTCGCCGGCGGCGAAAACCTGCTCGACGAAACGTACAGCCTCGGCAACGACATCAACGCTGCCCTCGGCCGCTACTATAATGCAGCGCCGGGCCGGGCGTTTTATGCCGGCTTCGCCGTTCAGCTGGGAAAATAA
- a CDS encoding SusC/RagA family TonB-linked outer membrane protein, which translates to MRRLLRLLTVISLILFLLPAVSLAQQQKAITGTVLSDDGTPMPGVSIRIKGTTRFAQSDGSGGFTIQAAKGEILEFSFIGYQTKDVAVGDSDALRIVLESTASALGEVVVTAMGIKKERKALGYSVQDIKADELMKNKDPNLINSLNGKIAGLNITNSGGAPGSSASIVIRGGTSLERDNQPLFVIDGMPVDNSTGQGDNSAFDGMINRSTTNSNRAMDLNPEDIESISVLKGPAAAALYGIRAANGAIVITTKKGKEGVVSGSVTSRYTNSWVNKLPDQQSTFKQGSSLNGNFTDKTTVSWGKRFEAGEPVYDNLGDFFKRGDAFDNNFTVTGGSKTGNFFLSGSDLRQSGIVRTTGFARSTLRFNGEQKIGRFTFGINSSFAHSNTTKTLTANGLWESGGNGALEGALIWPRNHRMSNWIDASGQKIRLLPDISLDASGDLENPYWILNRNPQGDKTNRWLGTAYTNVKITDWLDATYRLGIDNYVTQFSNIIAPGSSVKEAWLRGMVSETDLNYQYINSNFMLNFHKTFGKDWDVNFLVGSMAEDFKKKSNSLRAENLLLPDKYTINNADRRDRYALQKVERSRLVGAYGDLRISYKNMVFLSATGRNDWTSTLSQNYWSFFYPSVSGSFVFTELMENRSILSFGKVRASWAQVGKVAPAYQTTTYLKVPELTIGGGFRNEWTRGNPNMKPETTTSTEIGTELRFLNNRLGVDFTYYINNSRDQILQPRVSNATGYILSYVNTGEIENKGIEVILNANPIRKADFNWDIALNFSKNKGRVKSLPGSLPILYVTDVQVGNAKAASFDGGNFMGISGSRWQRSPDGDLLLDAAGYPILSGNTTENVGNREPDLLGGINNSFTYKNWNLSFLWDFRLGGDVFNGTEYMLVSNGLSTLTGNRDADITFNGVTLNTTTNKYEPRTTTVKASEKYYRELYLNNIPFFVEKVNWMRLRSLSLTYNLPKNLFTQLKWVKDASLSLNGNNLLLFTNYTGMDPETSAAGAGVIGSGSVGIDYGGIPSTSGLGVSLNVKF; encoded by the coding sequence ATGAGAAGATTGCTCAGGCTATTAACGGTCATTTCGTTAATACTCTTCCTGTTGCCTGCCGTTTCCCTGGCGCAGCAGCAAAAAGCCATTACCGGCACCGTGTTGTCGGACGACGGCACGCCCATGCCGGGCGTATCCATCCGCATTAAAGGCACCACCCGCTTCGCCCAGTCTGATGGCTCCGGCGGGTTCACCATCCAGGCCGCGAAAGGCGAAATACTGGAGTTCTCCTTTATCGGCTACCAAACCAAAGACGTGGCCGTCGGCGACAGCGACGCGCTGCGCATTGTATTGGAATCAACGGCCAGCGCCCTCGGCGAGGTAGTAGTTACCGCTATGGGCATCAAAAAAGAACGTAAAGCGCTCGGGTACTCGGTGCAAGACATCAAGGCCGACGAACTGATGAAGAACAAAGACCCCAACCTCATCAATTCCCTCAACGGCAAAATCGCCGGCCTGAACATCACCAACTCCGGCGGCGCTCCCGGCTCCTCGGCTTCCATCGTGATCCGCGGCGGCACTTCGCTCGAACGCGATAACCAGCCGTTGTTCGTGATCGACGGCATGCCGGTCGATAACTCCACCGGCCAGGGCGACAACAGCGCCTTCGACGGCATGATCAACCGCTCCACCACCAACAGCAACCGCGCAATGGACCTCAACCCGGAAGACATCGAAAGCATTTCCGTCCTCAAAGGCCCCGCTGCCGCCGCGCTTTACGGCATCCGCGCGGCCAACGGCGCCATCGTCATCACTACCAAAAAAGGCAAAGAAGGCGTCGTTTCCGGCTCCGTTACCTCCCGCTACACCAACAGCTGGGTGAACAAACTGCCCGACCAGCAAAGCACCTTCAAACAAGGTTCCTCCCTCAACGGGAACTTCACCGATAAAACCACCGTTTCCTGGGGCAAACGATTCGAAGCCGGCGAACCCGTATATGATAACCTCGGGGATTTCTTCAAACGCGGCGACGCTTTCGATAACAATTTCACCGTTACCGGGGGCAGCAAAACCGGCAACTTCTTCCTCTCCGGTTCGGACCTGCGGCAGTCCGGCATTGTGCGGACGACCGGTTTCGCGCGTTCTACCCTCCGCTTCAACGGCGAGCAAAAGATCGGACGGTTTACTTTCGGCATCAATTCTTCCTTCGCCCACTCCAACACCACCAAGACCCTCACCGCCAACGGTCTTTGGGAGTCCGGCGGCAACGGTGCGCTGGAAGGTGCCCTCATCTGGCCCCGCAACCACCGCATGAGCAACTGGATCGACGCCAGCGGACAGAAAATCCGTTTGCTGCCGGATATCAGCCTGGACGCTTCCGGCGATCTCGAAAACCCTTACTGGATCCTCAACCGTAACCCCCAGGGCGACAAAACCAACCGCTGGCTCGGAACGGCTTACACCAACGTCAAAATCACCGACTGGCTGGATGCAACTTACCGGCTCGGTATCGATAACTACGTGACGCAGTTCAGCAATATCATCGCTCCCGGCTCTTCCGTGAAAGAAGCCTGGCTCAGGGGCATGGTTTCCGAAACCGATCTGAACTACCAGTACATCAATTCCAACTTCATGCTGAATTTCCATAAAACGTTCGGCAAGGATTGGGACGTGAATTTCCTGGTGGGCAGCATGGCGGAAGATTTCAAAAAGAAATCCAACTCGCTGCGCGCCGAAAACCTGTTGCTGCCGGATAAATACACCATCAACAACGCCGACCGCCGCGACCGGTACGCATTGCAGAAAGTAGAGCGCTCCCGCCTCGTGGGCGCTTACGGCGACCTGCGTATTTCCTACAAGAACATGGTGTTCCTCAGCGCCACCGGGCGTAATGACTGGACGTCCACCTTGTCGCAGAATTACTGGTCGTTCTTCTACCCTTCCGTGAGCGGCAGTTTCGTATTCACCGAGCTGATGGAAAACCGCAGCATCCTCAGCTTCGGCAAGGTGCGCGCGTCGTGGGCGCAGGTAGGCAAGGTGGCCCCGGCTTACCAGACCACCACTTACCTGAAAGTTCCCGAACTGACCATCGGCGGCGGTTTCCGTAACGAATGGACGCGCGGCAATCCCAATATGAAACCGGAAACGACCACCTCCACCGAGATCGGTACCGAACTGCGTTTCCTCAATAACAGGCTGGGTGTGGATTTCACGTATTACATCAACAACAGTCGCGATCAGATCCTCCAGCCCCGCGTTTCCAACGCTACCGGTTACATCCTCAGTTACGTAAACACCGGCGAGATCGAGAACAAGGGCATCGAGGTGATCCTCAACGCCAATCCCATCCGCAAGGCGGACTTCAATTGGGACATCGCGCTGAACTTCTCCAAAAACAAAGGCAGGGTGAAATCGCTCCCCGGATCGCTGCCTATCCTGTATGTAACGGATGTGCAGGTGGGTAACGCCAAAGCCGCGTCCTTCGACGGCGGCAACTTCATGGGCATCAGCGGTTCCCGTTGGCAGCGCTCTCCCGATGGCGATCTCCTCCTCGATGCCGCGGGCTATCCCATCCTTTCCGGCAACACCACCGAGAACGTAGGCAACCGCGAACCGGATCTGCTGGGTGGTATCAACAACAGCTTCACTTACAAAAACTGGAACCTGTCATTCCTCTGGGACTTCCGCCTGGGCGGCGATGTGTTCAACGGCACAGAGTACATGCTCGTGTCCAACGGCCTGAGCACGCTGACCGGGAACCGTGATGCTGATATCACCTTCAACGGCGTAACGCTCAACACGACCACCAATAAATATGAACCGCGCACCACTACGGTGAAAGCGTCGGAAAAATATTACCGTGAGCTGTACCTGAACAACATTCCTTTCTTCGTGGAGAAAGTGAACTGGATGCGCCTGCGTTCCCTTTCGCTGACCTACAACCTGCCGAAAAATCTCTTCACGCAGCTGAAGTGGGTGAAAGACGCATCGTTGAGCCTGAACGGCAACAACCTGCTGCTTTTCACGAATTATACCGGCATGGATCCTGAAACAAGCGCCGCCGGCGCCGGGGTAATCGGTTCCGGCTCCGTGGGTATCGATTACGGGGGGATTCCTTCCACGTCGGGCCTGGGTGTGAGCTTAAATGTTAAATTCTAA
- a CDS encoding sugar phosphate isomerase/epimerase has product MSTRRNFLLQNALGLAATAAGPLAAVAAAPKPKGQGFPMGMAGYTFAKFSVDEAIAQMQRAGIAHISVKDIHLPLNSSEAKIAEVLGKFKAANINVYAVGVIYMKSEKAVDDAFAYAAKVGVPLIVGVPNPELLDYTEAKIKATNIRLAIHNHGPEDKLYPGPKNVYDLIKNRDARLGICLDIGHAMRAGEEPGKALKLYKERIFDLHLKDVTAASNQGKPTEIGRGVIDFPAFVQSMEKINYKGISSIEYEKNMADPLPGIAESKGFFEGVIRAVVK; this is encoded by the coding sequence ATGTCTACCAGAAGAAATTTCCTGCTGCAAAATGCGTTGGGACTGGCTGCCACGGCAGCGGGCCCATTGGCGGCCGTAGCGGCGGCTCCCAAACCGAAGGGGCAAGGTTTTCCCATGGGGATGGCGGGGTACACTTTCGCCAAATTCTCCGTGGATGAAGCTATTGCCCAGATGCAGCGGGCCGGCATCGCACATATTTCCGTGAAAGACATCCATCTTCCCCTGAACAGTTCCGAAGCGAAGATCGCCGAGGTGCTGGGCAAGTTCAAAGCCGCGAACATCAATGTGTATGCGGTAGGGGTGATTTACATGAAATCTGAAAAAGCCGTGGATGATGCATTCGCTTATGCCGCGAAGGTAGGCGTTCCGCTGATTGTGGGTGTGCCTAATCCCGAGCTGCTGGATTACACCGAGGCGAAAATCAAAGCCACCAACATCCGCCTGGCGATCCATAACCATGGCCCGGAAGACAAGCTGTACCCCGGTCCGAAGAACGTGTACGACCTTATCAAAAACCGCGATGCGCGTTTGGGTATCTGCCTGGATATCGGGCATGCGATGCGCGCAGGGGAGGAGCCCGGCAAGGCGTTGAAGTTGTATAAAGAACGCATCTTCGATCTTCACCTGAAAGATGTAACGGCGGCTTCCAACCAGGGCAAACCCACGGAAATCGGCCGTGGCGTCATTGATTTTCCCGCTTTCGTGCAATCGATGGAAAAAATCAATTACAAAGGTATCAGCAGTATAGAATACGAGAAGAATATGGCGGATCCTTTACCGGGGATCGCGGAGAGCAAGGGATTTTTTGAAGGGGTGATACGTGCGGTGGTGAAGTAA
- a CDS encoding Crp/Fnr family transcriptional regulator: protein MKSWRHLEEIGYATAVPAEQREPIFGAMFQLFRSLYPQMDEELAAEIRARSEVVRFRRRAIILEYGEVCDHVIFPYRGLVRLAYRRDGEEHTTWMMGENDIIHAVDSFYSRQPSYERLIALEDTDGITLHWDDLEELYDQYPAFNRFGRLLTECYYRQAYRRAKWVALSAKERYRLLYKEYPGFLGRVPDAVLASYLGINKGTLSRIRHAVFRGRNSPFQDIPV, encoded by the coding sequence ATGAAATCATGGCGACACCTGGAAGAAATCGGCTATGCCACGGCCGTACCGGCAGAACAGCGGGAACCCATTTTTGGTGCGATGTTCCAGCTTTTCCGCAGCCTGTATCCCCAAATGGATGAAGAACTGGCGGCGGAGATCCGCGCACGCAGCGAGGTGGTCCGTTTCCGGCGGAGGGCTATTATCCTGGAGTATGGGGAAGTATGTGATCATGTGATCTTTCCGTACCGGGGGCTCGTCCGCCTCGCTTACCGCCGCGACGGCGAAGAGCATACCACCTGGATGATGGGCGAAAACGACATCATACACGCCGTGGACAGCTTTTATTCGCGACAGCCGAGCTACGAGCGGCTGATCGCCCTGGAGGACACCGACGGCATCACCCTGCATTGGGACGATCTCGAGGAGCTCTACGACCAATACCCGGCGTTCAACCGGTTCGGGCGCCTGCTCACGGAATGCTATTACCGCCAGGCTTACCGGCGCGCCAAATGGGTAGCCCTCAGCGCCAAGGAGCGGTACCGCCTGTTGTACAAAGAGTACCCCGGTTTCCTCGGGCGCGTACCGGATGCGGTGCTGGCCTCGTACCTCGGTATCAACAAAGGCACCCTGAGCAGGATCAGGCACGCAGTATTCAGGGGGCGTAACTCCCCTTTTCAAGATATCCCGGTTTAG
- a CDS encoding MarR family transcriptional regulator has protein sequence MIPSKEFEHIRGVLDAITGLRSAMRQFISKIIKEGDYDITYEMMQLLLVLWRGQEVNQQEIANLLIKNKASITPLIDNLSKRKLVVRTEDPSDRRNKIIALTKAGREFMEAFMPALDDFFRRIESDISLEEMEKVSQVIAKMRQNLTH, from the coding sequence ATGATACCATCGAAAGAATTTGAACACATCCGCGGCGTACTCGACGCCATCACCGGCCTTCGTTCCGCCATGCGGCAGTTCATTTCTAAAATCATCAAAGAAGGCGATTACGACATCACCTACGAAATGATGCAGCTCCTCCTGGTGCTCTGGCGCGGCCAAGAAGTGAACCAGCAGGAAATCGCCAACCTCCTCATTAAAAACAAAGCCAGCATCACCCCGCTGATCGATAACCTTTCCAAAAGGAAACTCGTTGTCCGGACAGAAGATCCTTCCGACCGGCGCAACAAAATCATCGCCCTCACCAAAGCCGGCCGCGAGTTCATGGAAGCCTTCATGCCGGCGCTCGACGATTTCTTCCGCCGCATCGAATCCGATATCAGCCTCGAAGAAATGGAGAAAGTCAGCCAGGTCATCGCTAAAATGCGCCAAAACCTGACGCACTGA
- a CDS encoding DUF1508 domain-containing protein, whose translation MGTFVISEDLSGAYAFRLYGDQGEILLVSEPYAARGGCLNGAEAALYSAQDEARYKRRISPEGAHYFLLTARNGKAICVSEHYESAAACEAGIAAVMRAAQGAGVYERLL comes from the coding sequence ATGGGAACATTTGTCATTTCGGAAGACCTTTCCGGCGCGTACGCCTTCAGGCTGTATGGGGACCAGGGGGAGATCCTGCTTGTGAGCGAGCCATACGCGGCCCGTGGCGGCTGCCTGAACGGGGCGGAGGCCGCGTTATACAGTGCGCAGGATGAAGCGCGTTATAAGCGCCGTATTTCGCCGGAAGGGGCGCATTACTTCCTGCTGACGGCCAGGAACGGGAAGGCGATTTGCGTTAGTGAGCATTACGAAAGTGCGGCGGCCTGCGAGGCCGGTATAGCCGCGGTGATGCGGGCGGCGCAGGGGGCAGGGGTATATGAGCGATTATTGTGA
- a CDS encoding AAA domain-containing protein translates to MDYFNRLRQLLQQEKSGDRENYRKQTDSVPVAQRRANGLSWYPIAIRGSEMSRGDYLTVEVERTTHHDVPHQLRFGASAVLFSQHDPKEHRAEGTISWQSGNRLKITLKTDELPEWADSGKLGIDLLFDDTSYEEMFSALQKAFALAEKSTEGRLVRVLAGMENPEFDKPHEPFTTKKLNPSQHEAVWKILSARDVAVVHGPPGTGKTTTVVQAISALLANDDKKILVVAPSNAAVDLLSEKLAAEGLRVLRVGNPVKVSEKLTNITLDAQVSNHASVKEIRRLRKQANEFRDMAHKYKRNFGKAEREQRKALFAEARNIMQSVEKMEQYIVSDILDKTQVVTATPVGAQHYTVRHLQYDTVVIDEAGQALEPACWIAALKGNKVVLAGDHCQLPPTIKSAEAAKNGLAETLLEKIAARHPGSVVMLEEQYRMHNTIMGYASTAFYDDKLKAHPSVAGHLLFGEDDPLAFVDTAGCGFDEKAEGTSTSNPEEAAFLFKHLAGFVETLQPHYTPDNFPSIAVIAPYKEQIGLLREQLDHHPDLKVYGEQISVNTIDSFQGQERDVVYISMTRSNSDNKIGFLSDIRRMNVAMTRARKKLVVIGDSATLSRLPYYAGFIAYAEANDAYKSAWEFMV, encoded by the coding sequence ATGGATTATTTCAACAGGCTCCGGCAGTTATTGCAGCAGGAAAAGTCGGGCGACAGGGAAAACTATCGTAAACAGACTGACAGCGTGCCCGTGGCGCAAAGGAGGGCCAACGGCTTATCGTGGTACCCAATCGCCATCCGCGGGTCGGAAATGAGCCGGGGCGATTACCTGACAGTGGAAGTGGAGCGCACCACGCATCACGACGTACCCCACCAGCTCCGCTTCGGCGCCTCGGCAGTGTTGTTTTCCCAGCATGATCCGAAAGAGCACCGTGCCGAGGGGACCATCAGCTGGCAAAGCGGCAACCGCCTGAAGATTACCCTCAAAACCGATGAGCTGCCCGAATGGGCCGACAGCGGCAAACTGGGCATCGATCTCCTGTTCGACGATACCAGCTACGAAGAAATGTTTTCCGCCCTGCAGAAAGCTTTCGCCCTGGCCGAAAAATCCACCGAAGGCCGCCTGGTACGCGTGCTCGCCGGAATGGAAAATCCGGAATTCGACAAACCCCACGAACCTTTCACCACCAAAAAGCTCAACCCCTCGCAGCACGAAGCCGTGTGGAAGATATTATCCGCCCGGGATGTAGCCGTGGTACACGGTCCTCCGGGAACCGGCAAAACCACCACAGTGGTGCAGGCCATCAGCGCCCTGCTCGCCAACGACGACAAAAAGATCCTGGTGGTGGCGCCTAGCAACGCAGCCGTCGACCTGCTCAGCGAAAAGCTCGCCGCCGAAGGGTTGCGCGTATTGCGCGTGGGCAACCCGGTGAAAGTATCCGAAAAACTCACCAACATCACCCTCGATGCGCAGGTCAGCAACCACGCCTCCGTGAAGGAAATCCGCCGTCTGCGCAAACAGGCTAACGAGTTCCGTGATATGGCGCATAAATACAAGCGCAACTTCGGGAAAGCCGAGCGCGAGCAGCGCAAAGCCCTGTTCGCCGAAGCCCGCAACATCATGCAGAGCGTCGAGAAAATGGAACAATACATCGTTTCCGACATCCTCGACAAAACACAGGTGGTTACCGCCACGCCCGTGGGCGCGCAGCATTACACCGTCCGCCACCTGCAATACGACACCGTGGTGATCGACGAAGCCGGCCAGGCCCTGGAGCCCGCCTGCTGGATCGCCGCGCTGAAAGGGAATAAAGTGGTGCTCGCTGGCGACCATTGTCAATTGCCGCCTACCATCAAATCCGCCGAAGCAGCCAAAAACGGCCTCGCCGAAACCCTGCTGGAAAAGATCGCCGCCCGCCATCCCGGTTCTGTAGTGATGCTGGAAGAGCAATACCGCATGCACAACACCATCATGGGATATGCTTCCACCGCGTTCTACGACGACAAACTCAAAGCCCACCCTTCCGTGGCGGGGCACCTGTTGTTCGGGGAAGACGATCCGCTGGCCTTCGTGGATACCGCCGGCTGCGGGTTCGACGAAAAAGCCGAAGGCACCAGCACCTCCAACCCGGAAGAAGCGGCGTTCCTCTTCAAGCACCTCGCGGGATTCGTGGAAACGCTGCAGCCGCATTACACGCCCGATAACTTCCCTTCCATCGCGGTGATCGCGCCGTACAAAGAACAAATCGGCCTGCTGCGCGAACAACTCGATCATCATCCCGACCTCAAAGTTTACGGCGAACAAATATCCGTCAATACCATCGACAGCTTCCAGGGGCAGGAGCGCGACGTCGTATACATTAGCATGACGCGCAGCAACTCCGACAATAAAATCGGCTTCCTTTCCGATATCCGCCGGATGAACGTGGCCATGACCCGCGCGCGTAAAAAACTCGTAGTGATCGGCGACAGCGCCACGCTGTCGAGGCTCCCCTATTACGCCGGTTTCATCGCCTACGCCGAAGCGAATGATGCGTACAAAAGCGCGTGGGAGTTTATGGTATAA
- a CDS encoding SusD/RagB family nutrient-binding outer membrane lipoprotein yields the protein MKKIICILTIAAMAFSSCTKWLDINNNPNVGQEDDPTADQRLAPIISQFVDGYESAGTRAGVITQQLATIYSTSLAAYHLSRWNSTAATSAIAGWPWQSWYVNTAVNLQPMIKAAQKVDAWHYVGVAKVIKAWGFGYMSDYYGMLPYEDFDNPAVLTPKFDDGAYVQTKVLALLDEAIADLQKTQGPAAPALAKGDILHGGSASDWIKTAYALKARFLLHTSKKADFNPQAVLDLLANAPKTADESAIMQYVDESPASTTVQAALQYVNINNNYRPTKLFIDYLTNNYTGAPTGAANMEDPRAAMMIPSATNAAGELVRSEGVDMASDLPKSGPAAGDTRFITLRKSPVAPKPGDKIVSTGSWYTQRGGKGLLLTHAEMRFIEAEMLFRQGKTGEALTAYQAGIRSHMTIMSVPVDSINKFLASTSVVQSAGQLTMSHIMIQKWIALSYSPEAWMDMRRMNFCTDAGGNYNEAAGIYKGFKRPSHVMPEGYPSPTDWPRRCAVPSYEVNYNLQQVLAANPNASNPTYMAEPVWWDKP from the coding sequence ATGAAAAAGATAATCTGCATTCTCACCATAGCCGCCATGGCGTTTTCTTCCTGCACCAAATGGCTGGACATCAACAATAACCCGAACGTTGGCCAGGAAGACGATCCCACGGCCGACCAGCGCCTGGCGCCCATTATCTCCCAGTTCGTGGACGGGTATGAAAGCGCCGGCACCCGTGCTGGCGTTATCACGCAGCAACTGGCCACCATTTACAGCACCTCCCTGGCCGCCTATCACCTCAGCCGCTGGAACTCCACCGCCGCCACTTCCGCTATTGCAGGATGGCCCTGGCAGAGCTGGTACGTGAATACCGCAGTGAACCTGCAACCCATGATCAAAGCGGCGCAGAAAGTGGATGCCTGGCATTATGTGGGCGTAGCCAAGGTCATCAAGGCATGGGGCTTTGGGTATATGTCCGATTACTACGGCATGCTGCCGTATGAAGACTTCGATAATCCCGCCGTGCTGACGCCTAAATTCGACGACGGCGCATATGTTCAGACCAAAGTGCTCGCCCTGCTCGACGAAGCCATCGCTGATCTGCAAAAGACCCAGGGCCCAGCGGCCCCGGCGCTCGCCAAAGGCGATATCCTGCATGGCGGCAGCGCCAGCGACTGGATCAAAACCGCATATGCCCTGAAGGCCCGCTTCCTCCTACATACTTCCAAAAAAGCGGACTTCAATCCCCAGGCAGTTCTCGACTTGCTCGCCAACGCTCCCAAAACGGCAGACGAAAGCGCCATCATGCAATATGTGGATGAATCCCCGGCCAGCACAACTGTTCAGGCGGCCCTGCAATATGTGAACATCAACAACAACTACCGTCCTACCAAACTGTTCATCGATTACCTCACGAACAATTACACCGGCGCACCAACCGGCGCCGCCAACATGGAAGATCCGCGCGCCGCCATGATGATCCCCAGCGCTACCAATGCCGCCGGCGAACTGGTGCGTTCAGAAGGCGTGGATATGGCGTCGGATTTGCCGAAATCCGGTCCTGCCGCGGGAGATACGCGCTTTATCACCCTGCGGAAAAGCCCAGTGGCGCCCAAGCCCGGCGACAAGATTGTCTCTACCGGTTCGTGGTACACCCAGCGTGGCGGCAAAGGGCTTTTACTGACCCATGCCGAGATGCGTTTCATCGAGGCGGAGATGCTGTTTCGCCAGGGCAAAACCGGCGAAGCGCTTACCGCTTATCAGGCGGGAATCCGTTCACATATGACGATCATGAGCGTGCCGGTGGATTCCATCAACAAGTTCCTGGCCAGCACGTCTGTGGTGCAGTCCGCCGGACAGCTGACCATGAGCCATATCATGATCCAGAAATGGATCGCGCTGAGCTATTCTCCCGAAGCCTGGATGGATATGCGCCGCATGAATTTCTGTACCGACGCGGGCGGCAACTACAACGAAGCCGCCGGCATCTACAAGGGCTTCAAACGTCCTTCGCACGTCATGCCGGAAGGTTACCCCAGTCCAACCGACTGGCCGCGCCGTTGCGCCGTACCTTCCTACGAGGTCAACTACAACCTGCAACAGGTATTGGCGGCGAATCCCAATGCTTCGAACCCGACTTACATGGCGGAACCCGTGTGGTGGGACAAGCCCTGA